From one Microlunatus sp. Gsoil 973 genomic stretch:
- a CDS encoding ABC transporter permease gives MTSMATTRADDRKSPPDPVPAARAVGVRSVLARHPLVAYAVRRFGLYLIEMWGALTIAFFFFRLIPGDPIQTFIQTLQQNYVYNVQASAEVIARYQHEFGLDGNIFVQYLHHMKKLIIDHDFGPSLINYPTPAQDVIMQSLPWTIGLLGISAVIAWVAGLGAGAVAGWRRGKPGAEVATNLAIMLGHVPFYFVALILVYVFAYSLGWLPARSAYDSNIPVAFSPQFIGSVLQHGILPAASIVIIGIFNWLLSTRMLMIPVLGEDYLLYAEAKGLRPGDILTRYALRNCYLPQVTAFGLSLGFIFNGNVLVEQLFNYPGLGSTLVTAIQQLDFNTILAVTDMAIISVLTINLILDLVLPFLDPRVKYWG, from the coding sequence ATGACCTCGATGGCGACGACCCGGGCGGACGATCGCAAGTCCCCACCCGATCCGGTGCCGGCCGCCCGGGCGGTCGGTGTCCGGTCGGTCCTCGCCCGGCATCCACTCGTTGCGTACGCGGTCCGCCGCTTCGGGCTGTACCTGATCGAGATGTGGGGCGCGTTGACCATCGCGTTCTTCTTCTTCCGGTTGATCCCGGGCGATCCGATCCAGACCTTCATCCAGACCCTCCAGCAGAACTACGTCTACAACGTGCAGGCCAGCGCGGAGGTGATCGCCCGGTACCAGCACGAGTTCGGCCTGGACGGCAACATCTTCGTGCAGTATCTGCACCACATGAAGAAGTTGATCATCGATCATGACTTCGGTCCGTCCTTGATCAACTATCCGACCCCGGCGCAGGACGTGATCATGCAGTCGCTGCCCTGGACGATCGGACTGTTGGGCATCTCGGCGGTGATCGCCTGGGTTGCCGGGTTGGGTGCCGGGGCGGTGGCGGGCTGGCGCCGCGGCAAGCCGGGTGCCGAGGTCGCCACCAACCTGGCGATCATGCTCGGGCACGTGCCGTTCTACTTCGTGGCGCTGATCCTGGTCTACGTCTTCGCCTATTCGCTGGGCTGGTTGCCGGCGCGGTCGGCGTACGACTCCAACATCCCGGTGGCGTTCTCGCCGCAATTCATCGGCAGTGTGCTGCAGCACGGGATCCTGCCGGCGGCGTCGATCGTGATCATCGGCATCTTCAACTGGTTGCTGTCGACGCGAATGCTGATGATCCCGGTGCTCGGTGAGGACTACCTGCTCTATGCCGAGGCCAAGGGGCTTCGTCCCGGCGACATCCTGACCCGGTACGCCCTCCGGAACTGTTACCTGCCGCAGGTGACGGCCTTCGGCCTGTCGTTGGGCTTCATCTTCAACGGCAACGTGTTGGTCGAACAGCTGTTCAACTATCCCGGACTGGGCAGCACGCTGGTCACGGCGATCCAGCAGTTGGACTTCAACACGATCCTGGCGGTCACCGACATGGCGATCATCTCGGTGCTGACCATCAACCTGATCCTGGACCTGGTGCTGCCGTTCCTGGATCCGCGCGTGAAGTACTGGGGGTGA
- a CDS encoding ABC transporter permease, which produces MTSTATIGRVLRAPVGVVRSSPKLAGGLIVLALLVLASLSSPLVSRAIGHGSDPVAVAAYERWLVPSPAHPLGTDQLGRDVLSMIIGSMSTSLQIGAIAGVISTAIGVVVAFLAGYLGGWVDAVLSTFTGILLVIPTFPLLIALSAYAKEVTLFQVGLMLSIFSWPFAAKIIRSQVLSLRTRPYVELAKVSKAGAMEVIVTELLPNLAPFIGVGFASAALGAIFGLVGLEVIGLGPSGVIDLGHIIYSAISTGALTLGAWPMFVVPIGLLTLLFAALNMVNIGLEEVYNPRLRSER; this is translated from the coding sequence ATGACTTCGACGGCAACGATCGGCCGGGTGCTCAGGGCGCCGGTCGGCGTCGTCCGCAGCAGTCCGAAGTTGGCCGGCGGGCTGATCGTCCTGGCCCTGCTGGTGTTGGCATCGTTGAGCAGTCCGCTGGTCAGTAGGGCAATCGGACACGGGTCCGACCCGGTCGCGGTGGCTGCCTACGAACGCTGGCTGGTGCCGTCTCCGGCACATCCGCTCGGCACCGATCAATTGGGCCGGGACGTCCTGTCGATGATCATCGGATCGATGTCGACCTCGCTGCAGATCGGCGCAATCGCGGGCGTGATCTCGACTGCGATCGGTGTGGTGGTGGCGTTCCTGGCCGGCTATCTCGGCGGCTGGGTCGACGCCGTACTGTCGACGTTCACCGGAATCCTGCTGGTGATTCCCACGTTCCCGCTGCTGATCGCGCTGTCGGCGTACGCGAAGGAGGTGACCCTCTTCCAGGTCGGCCTGATGTTGTCGATCTTCAGTTGGCCGTTCGCTGCCAAGATCATCAGATCGCAGGTGCTCAGCCTGCGCACCAGGCCGTACGTCGAACTGGCCAAGGTGAGCAAGGCCGGGGCGATGGAGGTGATCGTCACCGAGCTGCTGCCCAATCTTGCGCCGTTCATCGGTGTCGGTTTTGCATCGGCTGCACTCGGCGCGATCTTCGGCCTGGTCGGTCTCGAGGTCATCGGCCTCGGGCCGAGCGGCGTGATCGATCTGGGTCACATCATCTATTCGGCGATCTCCACCGGTGCGTTGACGCTGGGCGCGTGGCCGATGTTCGTGGTACCGATCGGCCTGCTGACGTTGCTGTTCGCGGCGTTGAACATGGTCAACATCGGACTGGAGGAGGTCTACAACCCGAGACTGAGGAGTGAGCGGTGA
- a CDS encoding ATP-binding cassette domain-containing protein — translation MTDRASEPDDILQISDLTVRYSSRPGTPSAVDGVDLAVRRGEILGVAGESGSGKSTLAVALLRLLKRPGRVTAGSILFRPRDRSEVDLLRVGGQGAARATLAQSGLSAARVDELTQPGGQDP, via the coding sequence GTGACGGATCGAGCGTCGGAGCCGGACGACATTCTGCAGATCTCCGATCTGACCGTCAGGTACAGCAGCCGGCCGGGTACGCCGTCGGCTGTCGACGGTGTTGATCTTGCCGTACGCCGGGGCGAGATCCTCGGCGTGGCGGGGGAGTCCGGGAGTGGCAAGAGCACCTTGGCTGTTGCGCTGCTGCGGTTGCTCAAGCGGCCCGGCAGAGTGACCGCCGGATCGATCCTCTTCCGTCCCCGGGACAGAAGCGAAGTTGATCTTCTCCGGGTGGGGGGACAAGGCGCTGCGCGGGCTACGCTGGCGCAATCTGGCCTATCTGCCGCAAGGGTCGATGAACTCACTCAACCCGGTGGCCAGGATCCGTGA
- a CDS encoding ATP-binding cassette domain-containing protein, whose translation MGELVPRLLGTVGLPARVANMYPHELSGGMRQRVLMAICIALEPDLIVADEPTTALDVTIQRVILQTLSDLRNDFGVTLILISHDMGVHAQLADRVAVMYEGRIVEVGDTRQIFKDPQDPYTTALIDSIPTIEERRAS comes from the coding sequence TTGGGCGAACTCGTACCGCGGCTGTTGGGCACGGTGGGGCTGCCGGCCCGGGTGGCGAACATGTATCCGCACGAGCTGTCCGGCGGGATGCGACAGCGGGTGTTGATGGCGATCTGCATCGCGCTGGAGCCGGACCTGATCGTCGCCGACGAGCCGACCACCGCGCTCGACGTGACGATCCAGCGGGTGATCCTGCAGACGCTGTCGGATCTGCGCAACGACTTCGGCGTGACATTGATCCTGATCTCCCACGACATGGGCGTACACGCCCAGCTCGCTGATCGGGTCGCTGTGATGTACGAGGGCAGGATCGTCGAGGTCGGCGACACTCGGCAGATCTTCAAGGATCCGCAGGATCCTTACACAACGGCCTTGATCGACTCCATTCCGACGATCGAGGAACGGAGGGCATCGTGA
- a CDS encoding ABC transporter ATP-binding protein: protein MTTESAGHRIDLDNVSQEFHARGTTSGFMTAVDGVSFTLTSEAAQVVSLVGQSGSGKSTIARIILGLQKPSAGEVTYDGKDIYRLSRSGSNDYRRQVQPVFQDPYAIFNPVYRVDRVLWKAAHKFGVANSRAAAEERIEESLTAVRLDPKQVLGRYPHQLSGGQRQRIMLARVHLLRPAFIIADEPVSMLDAQVRKSFLDILLDFGEKYRMTTLFITHDLSTVSYLGGEMMVITNGKVVESGSVHTVMAEPSHPYTRLLLDSVPRPDPDQRWTDRITVDDKGDQILIDQPLID from the coding sequence GTGACTACGGAGTCGGCGGGTCATCGGATCGACCTGGACAACGTGAGCCAGGAGTTCCATGCCCGGGGCACCACGAGCGGCTTCATGACCGCCGTGGACGGGGTGAGCTTCACACTGACCTCGGAGGCGGCCCAGGTGGTCAGCCTGGTCGGCCAGAGCGGCAGCGGGAAGAGCACCATCGCCCGGATCATCCTCGGGCTGCAGAAACCGAGTGCCGGCGAGGTCACCTATGACGGCAAGGACATCTACCGGCTGTCCCGGAGCGGCTCCAACGACTATCGACGACAGGTCCAGCCGGTGTTCCAGGATCCGTACGCGATCTTCAACCCGGTCTACCGGGTCGATCGGGTGCTCTGGAAGGCCGCGCACAAGTTCGGTGTGGCGAACAGCCGGGCGGCGGCCGAGGAACGGATCGAGGAGTCGCTGACAGCCGTACGGTTGGACCCGAAACAGGTGCTGGGTCGGTATCCGCATCAGCTGTCCGGCGGGCAGCGGCAACGGATCATGCTGGCCCGGGTGCATCTGCTCCGGCCGGCGTTCATCATCGCCGACGAGCCGGTGTCGATGCTGGACGCCCAGGTGCGCAAGTCGTTCCTGGACATCCTGCTCGACTTCGGTGAGAAGTACCGGATGACCACGTTGTTCATCACCCATGACCTGTCCACCGTGTCCTATCTGGGCGGCGAGATGATGGTGATCACCAACGGCAAGGTCGTCGAGAGTGGTTCGGTGCATACGGTGATGGCCGAGCCGTCGCATCCCTACACCCGACTGCTGTTGGACTCGGTTCCCCGACCTGATCCCGACCAGCGCTGGACCGACCGGATCACCGTCGACGACAAGGGCGACCAGATCCTGATCGACCAGCCCCTCATCGACTAG
- a CDS encoding SRPBCC family protein — MTETAAPTAIRHEIEIGVPIDHAFAVFHEQWDKIKPHDHNPQASPVVESVFEPRVGGHLYDRLEDGSESRWSRVLVFEPPHRFVISWDIDPNWRIETDPDQCSEIEVTFTSLDASRTRVELEHRNLDRHGEGWENLREGVSGADGWPLYLQRFAAAAG; from the coding sequence ATGACCGAGACAGCCGCACCCACTGCGATCCGTCACGAGATCGAGATCGGCGTACCGATCGATCATGCGTTCGCGGTCTTCCACGAGCAGTGGGACAAGATCAAGCCACATGATCACAATCCACAGGCCTCACCGGTCGTCGAATCGGTCTTCGAGCCGCGTGTCGGCGGCCATCTGTACGACAGGCTGGAGGACGGTAGCGAGAGCCGCTGGTCGCGAGTCCTGGTCTTCGAGCCGCCGCATCGATTCGTGATCAGCTGGGACATCGATCCGAATTGGCGAATCGAGACCGACCCCGACCAGTGCAGCGAGATCGAGGTCACCTTCACGTCCCTGGACGCCAGCCGTACCCGCGTCGAACTCGAGCACCGCAATCTCGATCGCCACGGTGAGGGCTGGGAGAACCTGCGCGAAGGCGTTTCCGGCGCCGACGGCTGGCCGCTCTACCTGCAGCGGTTCGCCGCAGCGGCCGGCTGA
- a CDS encoding helix-turn-helix transcriptional regulator, with product MTTYQVDGWTALGDPRRRDILERLAQQPLSVAELAKTLPISRPAVSQHLKVLHDARLVAVDQRGTRRIYHADPAGLEPLRRDLDRFWTTTLQNLKRVAEETFHSTQGE from the coding sequence GTGACGACTTACCAAGTCGATGGGTGGACGGCACTCGGAGATCCGCGACGGCGGGACATCCTCGAGCGCCTGGCACAGCAACCGCTGTCGGTGGCCGAGCTCGCCAAGACCCTGCCGATCAGCCGACCGGCGGTGTCCCAGCACCTCAAGGTGTTGCACGACGCCCGGCTGGTCGCTGTTGATCAACGGGGAACCCGCCGCATCTATCACGCCGACCCGGCGGGCCTCGAGCCGCTCCGCCGCGACCTGGACCGCTTCTGGACGACGACATTGCAGAACCTCAAACGCGTCGCAGAAGAGACTTTTCACTCAACACAAGGGGAATGA
- a CDS encoding polyprenyl synthetase family protein, with translation MPDPSAPLSPAFTGAVSDAIADFLDRQAAILASMGTETEPLLRIARDLAAGGKRLRPAFCYWGYVAAAGSPPDDLRAGLLRAAASLDLLHASALVHDDVMDASDLRRGRPAAHRQFQQLHSDLGFLGDPEAFGRSGAILAGDLLLIWSMQMLHDSGIGLGVLDRGLPVLEVMRTEVTAGQFLDVVSQAQDRFSYRPAEMADDQKRLQRALDEASRVVEYKSARYTVRRPLQFGAALGGADDQLQQRLGAFGSPIGRAFQYRDDLLGVFGDSQLTGKPSGDDLREGKRTVLVAQALAGADSAGRKLLETQIGNPDLDADGIGQLQEVIIASGAREAVEKMIDNDHTEALAALAGADITDDGLTALTALASAAVRREF, from the coding sequence CTGCCGGATCCCTCCGCACCGCTCAGCCCGGCCTTCACCGGAGCCGTGTCGGACGCCATCGCCGATTTCCTCGACCGGCAGGCCGCGATTCTGGCCAGCATGGGCACCGAGACCGAGCCATTGCTGCGGATCGCCCGGGATCTGGCCGCCGGCGGCAAGCGGCTGCGGCCGGCCTTCTGTTACTGGGGGTACGTCGCCGCAGCCGGCAGCCCGCCGGACGACTTGCGGGCCGGGCTGCTGCGGGCGGCTGCGAGTCTCGACCTGTTGCATGCCAGCGCGCTGGTCCACGACGACGTGATGGACGCCTCCGATCTGCGCCGCGGCCGGCCGGCCGCGCATCGCCAGTTCCAACAGCTGCACAGCGACCTGGGGTTCCTCGGCGACCCTGAGGCCTTCGGGCGATCGGGCGCGATCCTGGCCGGCGATCTGCTGCTGATCTGGTCGATGCAGATGTTGCACGATTCCGGTATCGGCCTCGGCGTACTCGATCGCGGCCTGCCGGTGCTCGAGGTGATGCGTACCGAGGTCACTGCGGGGCAGTTCCTCGACGTGGTGTCCCAGGCCCAGGACCGGTTCAGTTATCGACCCGCCGAGATGGCCGATGATCAGAAGCGGCTGCAACGGGCGCTGGATGAGGCCAGTCGGGTGGTGGAGTACAAGTCGGCCCGCTACACCGTACGTCGACCGCTCCAGTTCGGTGCGGCACTCGGTGGCGCGGATGATCAACTCCAGCAGCGATTGGGCGCGTTCGGTTCCCCGATCGGCCGGGCGTTCCAGTATCGCGACGATCTGCTCGGCGTCTTCGGTGACAGCCAACTCACCGGGAAGCCCAGCGGCGATGATCTTCGGGAGGGAAAGCGCACGGTACTTGTCGCCCAGGCACTGGCCGGCGCCGACTCCGCCGGGCGCAAGCTGCTGGAGACCCAGATCGGCAATCCCGACCTCGACGCGGACGGCATCGGTCAACTGCAAGAGGTGATCATCGCCTCGGGTGCCCGCGAGGCCGTGGAGAAGATGATCGACAACGATCACACCGAGGCGCTCGCCGCCCTCGCCGGCGCCGACATCACCGATGACGGCCTTACCGCCCTGACCGCCCTCGCCTCCGCTGCCGTCCGCCGCGAGTTCTAG
- a CDS encoding cation:proton antiporter regulatory subunit produces MIDYIANQVAFPQIDVRERLSVSTGYGVAELVVHGDANLIGKTLGDSGLRERDIAVLTLHRGPSVIPNPQADHILEADDRLLCFGKLEEMRSLIPERPKRRPRVKRLPKQPLPPTE; encoded by the coding sequence GTGATCGACTACATCGCCAACCAGGTCGCCTTTCCGCAGATCGACGTCCGCGAGCGCCTGTCGGTGTCCACGGGCTACGGTGTCGCCGAACTTGTCGTGCACGGCGATGCCAACCTGATCGGCAAGACGCTGGGCGACTCCGGGCTACGCGAGCGGGACATCGCCGTGCTCACCCTGCACCGCGGGCCGTCGGTCATCCCCAATCCGCAGGCCGACCACATCCTGGAGGCCGACGACCGGCTGTTGTGCTTCGGCAAGCTGGAGGAGATGCGATCGCTGATCCCCGAGCGACCGAAGCGCCGGCCGCGCGTGAAGCGACTGCCCAAGCAGCCGCTACCGCCCACAGAGTGA
- a CDS encoding ATP-dependent zinc protease has translation MTADPADAPTRVVGWREWIGLPGLGVDWLKAKIDTGAQTSSLHAFGTEEFVRDGTDWVRFEIHPLQRNARDAVWVELPVHDRRRVRSSNGLAQDRFVVLMDVRLLDRVITAEVTLTRRDAMGYRMLIGREALAQGFMVDSRVVVSRQPTTPPDPCPACRNGLVGW, from the coding sequence GTGACAGCCGATCCAGCCGATGCGCCGACCCGTGTCGTGGGCTGGCGGGAGTGGATCGGACTGCCCGGCCTGGGCGTCGATTGGCTCAAGGCCAAGATTGACACAGGGGCCCAGACGTCGTCGCTGCACGCCTTCGGCACCGAGGAATTCGTCCGCGACGGCACCGACTGGGTGCGCTTCGAGATCCACCCGCTGCAGCGCAACGCCCGGGACGCGGTGTGGGTCGAATTGCCGGTGCACGACCGCCGCCGGGTGCGCAGTTCCAACGGGTTGGCCCAGGACCGGTTCGTGGTGCTGATGGACGTCCGGCTGCTCGACCGGGTGATCACCGCGGAGGTGACGTTGACCCGCCGGGACGCCATGGGTTATCGGATGTTGATCGGCCGGGAGGCGTTGGCGCAGGGCTTCATGGTGGACTCCCGCGTCGTCGTATCTCGGCAGCCGACCACGCCGCCGGATCCGTGCCCGGCATGCAGAAACGGACTAGTCGGCTGGTGA
- the metF gene encoding methylenetetrahydrofolate reductase [NAD(P)H] → MSVTARAERRASISDLLRGNSRPLFSFELYPPRNEEETQRAWFTVRRLESLAPDFVSVTYGANGSTRDRTITMTKDIAETTTLRTMAHLTAASQSRDQLRRVIGSYAAAGIRHVLAIRGDMPGGPLVPWEQHPEGLANATELVAMIRELGDFCIGVAAFPDLHPQTRDADLDARVLKEKADAGADFALTQLFFTPARYFELVDRVRSIGCDIPIIPGIQPVTRLAQIERFAELSGAELPPPVVARLQAAGDDPKRVRKVGVDIATEQASELLAGGAPGVHLYTMNRSLATREVYARLRPEFDRA, encoded by the coding sequence ATGTCCGTGACCGCGCGCGCCGAACGCCGGGCTTCGATCTCCGATCTGCTCCGGGGGAACAGCCGACCGCTGTTCTCCTTCGAGTTGTATCCACCGCGCAACGAGGAGGAGACCCAGCGCGCCTGGTTCACCGTTCGCCGGTTGGAGTCGCTGGCGCCGGACTTCGTCTCGGTGACTTACGGCGCCAACGGGTCGACCCGGGACCGGACAATCACGATGACCAAGGACATCGCCGAGACCACGACATTGCGCACCATGGCGCACCTGACGGCGGCGTCCCAGAGCCGTGATCAACTGCGCCGGGTGATCGGCTCGTACGCCGCCGCCGGGATCCGTCACGTGCTGGCCATCCGCGGCGACATGCCCGGCGGGCCGCTGGTCCCGTGGGAACAACATCCCGAGGGCCTGGCCAACGCCACCGAACTGGTGGCGATGATCAGGGAACTCGGTGACTTCTGCATCGGGGTGGCTGCCTTTCCCGACCTGCACCCGCAGACCCGCGATGCCGATCTTGATGCCCGGGTGTTGAAGGAGAAGGCGGATGCCGGCGCTGACTTCGCGCTGACCCAGTTGTTCTTCACCCCGGCCCGTTATTTCGAGCTCGTCGACCGGGTCCGGTCGATCGGTTGCGACATCCCGATCATCCCCGGGATCCAGCCGGTCACCCGGCTGGCGCAGATCGAGCGGTTCGCCGAGCTGTCCGGAGCCGAGTTGCCGCCGCCGGTGGTCGCCCGCCTGCAGGCGGCGGGCGACGACCCGAAGCGGGTACGCAAGGTCGGCGTCGACATCGCGACCGAGCAGGCCTCGGAACTGTTGGCCGGAGGTGCACCGGGGGTGCACCTCTACACCATGAACCGGTCGCTGGCTACCCGAGAGGTCTACGCCAGGCTGCGCCCGGAGTTCGATCGAGCGTGA
- a CDS encoding UvrD-helicase domain-containing protein produces the protein MSTSSESTTHTTTQQSAGQSAQHHPNGRGGTRPTTSPEVIAAEIAGEQAHVDRVYARLAEAARSARQVASEGRALYQSDRNSYVREEDGTGLYERDVFAFQAAKRLATLDAEHEGLVFGRLDRTNSETHYIGRIGVRDDDYEPLVIDWRAPAAEPFYRATPTRPMDIVRRRVLRSRGQQVIGIEDDLLDGDQSDETLVVVGEGALMAALTRARGPQMRDIVATIQAEQDEAIRAPYQGVTMITGGPGTGKTVVALHRAAYLLYSNRRRFESGGVLVVGPSRVFMNYIERVLPSLGEESVTLRPIGAVADDVVRVSGERNDSAEVATIKGRLSMVGILKRLAAEPPKGAPDMLAITIKGEPLVLRADTLARIRSDVMSRYRVNQGRAAAETALINALWQRKPEEIELERDQFDDLVSEMATFRMFCNAWWPYLSAEEALARLGDPETVARVAGDLSEHDQQVLAESIRAGGEPTVADGALLDELIDRIGPLPEGEAEPNIFLDDDGTEVREVVTTADRLAVQREVDPFAEPYQTYAHILLDEAQDISPMQWRMLRRRGQHASWTIVGDLAQSSWPDPEEAQQALQQVIGNAPHREFRMSTNYRSPSEVFELAAKVALDAYPQADLPRAVRSTGVDPDLRTADGDHESSAVQAVRDLLGAVEGTVGVICPPSQVEQVTAAVEARVDDHDLQRVLVVTALQAKGLEYDGVLVVSPDDIVAESPGGSRVLYVALTRPTQRLITLDRTPGAAWRRPLG, from the coding sequence ATGTCCACGTCTTCGGAATCGACAACGCACACCACAACTCAACAGTCGGCCGGACAATCGGCACAGCACCATCCCAACGGCAGGGGCGGCACCCGCCCGACCACCTCACCCGAGGTGATCGCCGCCGAGATCGCCGGCGAACAGGCTCACGTCGACAGGGTCTATGCCCGCCTCGCCGAGGCCGCCCGCTCGGCCCGGCAGGTCGCATCGGAGGGCCGGGCGCTCTACCAGTCCGATCGCAACAGCTATGTGCGCGAGGAGGACGGAACCGGCCTCTACGAGCGCGACGTGTTCGCGTTCCAGGCGGCCAAGCGGTTGGCCACCCTGGATGCCGAGCACGAGGGCCTGGTGTTCGGCCGCCTGGACCGCACGAACTCCGAGACCCACTACATCGGCCGGATCGGTGTCCGGGACGACGACTACGAGCCGTTGGTGATCGACTGGCGGGCGCCCGCCGCCGAGCCGTTCTACCGTGCCACCCCGACCCGGCCGATGGACATTGTCCGCCGCCGGGTGTTGCGATCCCGCGGCCAGCAGGTGATCGGGATCGAGGACGATCTGCTGGACGGCGATCAGAGCGACGAGACCCTGGTCGTGGTCGGCGAGGGTGCGCTGATGGCGGCGTTGACCCGGGCACGGGGCCCGCAGATGCGCGACATCGTGGCGACCATCCAGGCCGAACAGGACGAGGCGATCCGCGCGCCGTACCAGGGCGTAACGATGATCACCGGCGGCCCCGGCACCGGCAAGACCGTTGTCGCCCTGCACCGGGCGGCGTATCTGCTCTACTCCAACCGGCGGCGGTTCGAGTCCGGCGGGGTCCTGGTGGTCGGACCGAGCCGGGTGTTCATGAACTACATCGAACGGGTGCTGCCGTCATTGGGTGAGGAATCGGTGACCCTGCGCCCGATCGGCGCCGTCGCCGACGACGTGGTCAGGGTGAGCGGCGAACGGAACGACAGCGCCGAGGTCGCGACGATCAAGGGCCGGCTGTCGATGGTCGGCATCCTCAAGCGACTGGCCGCGGAACCGCCGAAGGGCGCGCCGGACATGCTGGCGATCACCATCAAGGGCGAGCCGTTGGTGCTGCGCGCCGACACCCTCGCCAGGATCCGTTCCGACGTGATGTCCCGCTATCGGGTCAATCAGGGGCGGGCAGCAGCCGAGACGGCGTTGATCAACGCACTGTGGCAGCGCAAGCCCGAGGAGATCGAACTGGAACGGGACCAGTTCGATGACCTGGTCAGCGAGATGGCCACCTTCCGGATGTTCTGCAACGCCTGGTGGCCGTACCTGTCGGCCGAGGAGGCGCTGGCCAGGCTGGGTGACCCGGAGACGGTGGCGCGGGTCGCGGGCGATCTGTCCGAGCATGATCAACAGGTGCTGGCGGAGAGCATCCGGGCCGGTGGCGAACCGACCGTCGCTGACGGAGCCCTGCTCGACGAACTGATCGACCGGATCGGCCCGCTGCCCGAAGGCGAGGCGGAGCCGAACATCTTCCTCGACGATGACGGCACCGAGGTCCGCGAGGTGGTCACCACCGCCGACCGGCTGGCGGTGCAGCGCGAGGTCGACCCGTTCGCCGAGCCGTACCAGACCTACGCCCACATCCTGCTCGACGAGGCGCAGGACATCTCGCCGATGCAGTGGCGGATGTTGCGCCGCCGTGGTCAGCACGCCAGTTGGACCATCGTCGGCGACCTGGCGCAGAGCTCCTGGCCGGACCCCGAGGAGGCCCAGCAGGCGCTGCAACAGGTGATCGGCAACGCGCCGCACCGGGAGTTCCGGATGAGCACCAACTACCGCAGCCCGTCCGAGGTCTTCGAACTGGCCGCCAAGGTCGCCCTGGACGCCTACCCGCAGGCCGACCTGCCCCGGGCGGTCCGGTCCACCGGCGTCGACCCGGACCTGCGGACCGCCGACGGTGATCATGAAAGCTCGGCCGTCCAGGCGGTCCGCGACCTGCTCGGCGCGGTGGAAGGTACGGTCGGCGTCATCTGCCCGCCGTCACAGGTCGAGCAGGTCACCGCCGCTGTCGAGGCCCGCGTCGATGATCATGATCTGCAGCGGGTGCTCGTGGTCACCGCCCTGCAGGCCAAGGGTCTTGAGTACGACGGCGTGCTGGTGGTCTCCCCCGACGACATCGTCGCCGAGTCTCCGGGCGGATCGCGGGTGCTCTACGTCGCGTTGACCCGGCCGACCCAGCGGTTGATCACGCTCGATCGAACTCCGGGCGCAGCCTGGCGTAGACCTCTCGGGTAG